One Candidatus Brocadiaceae bacterium genomic window carries:
- a CDS encoding DNA internalization-related competence protein ComEC/Rec2: MEQDGQDAPRAQSERPPRHRPLVPVLVGLASGIALDARLQPPGWAWLAVLAPVAALAWWGVRGGLGGPGCWVLAVVLTAAFGGFWHEARFRHRGPEHLTERQLDGAALYCVRGRVRDAPLRHVGRTGTGAAPYWSTRVALEGLSADGRVWRRASGGVTVFSDGERPPVRAGDRVEFRTSLQGNRPPTNPGERDRALVYDRQGSHATASVHGPEAFRVLQAGRLHRPAVAAGRARAFLDERLAALLAERSPEAYGLIGALLLGRRNELTAEQDALLKESGTLHFLAISGLHVGLFCLFWQSVLALTGLRVGWRSSVCIVLIWGYVLLTGAQVSATRAALMLTLMLAAPLVGRQWDSLSALCAAAVVILVVWPPQLFSVGFQLTFVAVWALICVYPRLSGLLWPWQDLVDDLQHPAERSVWGDLWRVSKAYLLLSCVVWAVTAPLRVYHFHMLSVWGPLVNLLMWPLVLAVLISCLPLAAGMLLGGPAAGLTAAVAAFFADAAHGLLRAVVRLPGAAACLAGPPAWWVALCYAAMALWVLGGRQRRGRTVFIIATALLGMTYVGNDVAVRLGRHFRLTIADVGMGQAALMEVPAGQTLLLDAGSRRWSARTAVAELLWHRRVRRLDAVVLSHLDSDHCSFVPFLAERFAIRRIMVPEDALPDPPADRVRETLRDLGFEWRPLRQGAHISGGGLCCRVLHPSLVFATTPGLSDNDGSLVVRCDYGGARILLTGDVQERAMHRLVSDCAPELRADVLLMPHHAHFHPGLEAFVAAVRPRVAVVSGRPADCDPRAAAHLAERGTSLWITGREGAIIVRVQGGRVSVRGHASGRTESFAPAEPSSPP, from the coding sequence ATGGAGCAGGACGGGCAGGACGCGCCCCGGGCGCAGTCGGAACGACCTCCGCGGCATCGCCCGCTGGTGCCCGTGCTGGTGGGCCTGGCGTCCGGGATCGCCCTGGATGCCCGGCTGCAGCCGCCGGGGTGGGCCTGGCTTGCGGTGCTGGCGCCCGTGGCGGCGCTCGCGTGGTGGGGCGTGCGGGGCGGGCTCGGGGGCCCGGGCTGCTGGGTCCTGGCCGTCGTCCTGACGGCCGCCTTCGGAGGGTTCTGGCACGAGGCGCGCTTCCGGCATCGAGGGCCGGAGCACCTGACCGAACGGCAACTCGACGGCGCGGCGCTGTATTGCGTGCGCGGGCGGGTCCGCGATGCCCCGCTGCGCCACGTCGGCCGGACGGGGACCGGGGCCGCCCCCTACTGGTCCACCCGGGTGGCGCTGGAAGGCCTCTCGGCCGACGGCCGCGTGTGGCGCCGGGCAAGCGGCGGCGTGACGGTCTTCAGCGACGGCGAACGGCCGCCCGTGCGGGCGGGCGACCGGGTGGAGTTCCGCACGAGTCTGCAGGGCAACCGCCCGCCCACGAACCCCGGCGAGCGCGACCGCGCGCTCGTCTACGACCGCCAGGGCAGCCATGCCACCGCGTCCGTGCACGGGCCGGAGGCCTTCCGGGTCCTGCAGGCGGGCCGCCTGCACCGGCCGGCAGTTGCGGCGGGGCGGGCGCGTGCGTTCCTGGACGAGCGGCTGGCTGCGCTGCTCGCCGAACGTTCGCCCGAGGCATACGGCCTGATCGGCGCCCTGCTCCTGGGCCGGCGCAACGAACTGACGGCCGAACAGGACGCCCTGCTCAAGGAGTCCGGCACCCTGCATTTCCTGGCCATCAGCGGGCTGCACGTCGGGCTGTTCTGCCTCTTCTGGCAATCCGTGCTGGCGCTGACCGGCCTGCGGGTGGGATGGCGTTCGTCCGTCTGCATCGTGCTCATCTGGGGCTACGTGCTGCTCACGGGGGCGCAGGTCTCGGCGACGCGGGCGGCGCTGATGCTCACGCTCATGCTGGCGGCCCCGCTGGTCGGGCGGCAGTGGGATTCCCTCTCGGCGCTGTGCGCGGCGGCCGTGGTGATCCTGGTGGTCTGGCCTCCGCAGCTCTTCAGCGTCGGCTTCCAGCTCACGTTCGTGGCCGTGTGGGCGCTCATCTGCGTCTACCCGCGGCTGAGCGGCCTGCTCTGGCCCTGGCAGGACCTGGTGGACGACCTGCAGCATCCGGCCGAGCGGAGCGTGTGGGGCGACCTGTGGCGGGTCTCAAAGGCCTACCTGCTGCTCTCGTGCGTGGTCTGGGCGGTCACGGCCCCGCTGCGCGTCTACCACTTCCACATGCTGTCGGTCTGGGGGCCGCTGGTGAACCTGCTGATGTGGCCCCTGGTGCTCGCGGTCCTCATCTCGTGCCTTCCGCTGGCGGCCGGCATGCTGCTGGGAGGCCCGGCGGCGGGGCTCACGGCTGCCGTGGCCGCGTTCTTCGCCGACGCCGCGCACGGCCTGCTCCGGGCGGTCGTACGGCTGCCGGGCGCCGCCGCCTGCCTGGCCGGGCCGCCGGCATGGTGGGTGGCGTTGTGCTACGCCGCCATGGCCCTCTGGGTGCTGGGCGGCCGACAGCGCCGGGGGCGCACGGTGTTCATCATCGCAACCGCTCTATTGGGGATGACTTATGTGGGCAACGACGTCGCCGTCCGGCTCGGCAGGCACTTCCGCCTGACCATCGCCGACGTCGGAATGGGGCAGGCGGCCCTGATGGAGGTGCCGGCCGGGCAGACGCTGCTGCTCGACGCCGGCTCCCGGCGCTGGAGCGCCCGAACGGCCGTGGCCGAGCTGCTCTGGCACCGGCGTGTGAGGCGGCTGGACGCCGTCGTGCTCTCGCACCTGGATAGCGATCACTGCAGCTTCGTGCCGTTCCTGGCCGAACGGTTCGCCATCCGTCGGATCATGGTGCCGGAGGACGCCCTGCCCGACCCGCCGGCCGACCGCGTCCGGGAGACGCTCCGCGACCTGGGCTTCGAGTGGCGGCCCCTGCGCCAGGGCGCCCACATCTCCGGAGGCGGCCTCTGCTGCCGCGTGCTGCACCCCAGTCTCGTCTTCGCGACCACGCCGGGCCTGTCCGACAACGACGGTTCGCTGGTGGTCCGCTGCGACTACGGGGGCGCACGCATCCTGCTGACGGGCGACGTGCAGGAACGCGCGATGCACCGGCTTGTGAGCGACTGCGCGCCCGAACTGCGCGCCGACGTGCTGCTGATGCCACACCATGCGCACTTCCACCCCGGGCTCGAGGCGTTCGTCGCGGCCGTGAGGCCGCGTGTGGCCGTCGTCAGCGGGCGGCCCGCCGACTGCGACCCCCGCGCGGCCGCGCACCTGGCCGAGCGCGGCACTTCGCTTTGGATCACGGGGCGGGAAGGCGCTATCATCGTGCGCGTCCAGGGCGGCCGGGTGTCCGTGCGCGGCCATGCCTCCGGGCGGACCGAGTCGTTCGCGCCCGCGGAGCCGTCTTCGCCGCCCTGA
- a CDS encoding transposase, whose product MKTDLIAKGHVKTDKVDAGAREAKALARAWKDDYNLRRPHSALGYRTPAEHAAATAWAASGLGSLAPSHPTPLADETLIALGA is encoded by the coding sequence ATGAAGACCGACCTGATCGCCAAAGGCCACGTCAAGACCGACAAGGTGGATGCCGGCGCGCGGGAAGCGAAAGCGCTGGCGAGGGCGTGGAAGGACGACTACAATCTGAGGCGGCCGCACAGCGCGCTGGGGTATCGGACCCCGGCGGAGCATGCTGCGGCGACGGCGTGGGCTGCTTCGGGGCTCGGTTCCCTCGCCCCTTCGCACCCCACGCCTTTGGCAGACGAAACTCTCATAGCACTTGGCGCATAG
- a CDS encoding Zn-dependent exopeptidase M28: MAAKRPAVNQERLWNHERVLCEEIGARLSGTPNDEKTVRYAVEHFERCGARVEVQDWPTPCWEHESTELTLQTDAGEESITAVAQTFSESCDVEAELAPVATFEELELAPDLEGKVLVLHGKLATAMAADRNRNLLSAEDRRPAAVVLVSATEPVPTKMIRDPYARVPSAAVPLSAGPKLLANAGARLRLRIRARRYRSTGHNVIARFPGDGRGSLCIPAHYDTAALCPSAVDNASGTAAVLELCELFSKADRRGVGMNFIVYGGEEYGRHGGACNLGAVEYVRRHPEEVSRTVAIIEPDCIGTAELPPKVRVMAWKGALKDGVLEVLSRFPRYQVDVRPDDEPPHTAFDVIGVPALWFVNDYGKVPIHCIEDRMDLMTPEELAFTTSVIAEVLDYLLGAVGR; encoded by the coding sequence ATGGCGGCCAAACGGCCTGCGGTGAATCAGGAACGCCTGTGGAACCATGAGCGCGTGCTCTGCGAGGAGATTGGCGCGCGCCTCAGCGGCACCCCGAACGACGAAAAGACGGTCCGGTACGCCGTCGAGCATTTCGAGCGCTGCGGCGCCCGGGTGGAGGTGCAGGACTGGCCGACCCCGTGCTGGGAGCACGAGTCGACCGAGCTGACGCTGCAGACCGACGCGGGCGAGGAGTCGATCACCGCCGTGGCCCAGACGTTCAGCGAGTCCTGCGACGTCGAGGCCGAACTGGCGCCCGTCGCCACGTTCGAGGAGCTGGAACTCGCCCCGGACCTCGAGGGCAAGGTCCTGGTCCTGCACGGCAAGCTGGCCACGGCCATGGCCGCCGACCGCAACCGCAACCTCCTGTCCGCCGAGGACCGCCGGCCGGCCGCCGTCGTGCTCGTGAGCGCCACCGAGCCGGTGCCGACCAAGATGATCCGCGACCCCTACGCGCGCGTGCCGTCGGCGGCCGTGCCGCTCTCGGCCGGCCCGAAGCTGCTCGCCAACGCCGGCGCGCGGCTGCGCCTGCGCATCCGGGCGCGCCGTTACCGGTCGACCGGCCACAACGTGATCGCCCGCTTCCCGGGCGACGGGCGGGGGAGCCTCTGCATCCCCGCCCATTACGACACGGCGGCCCTCTGCCCTTCGGCGGTCGACAATGCCTCGGGCACGGCGGCCGTGCTGGAGCTGTGCGAGCTGTTCTCGAAGGCTGACCGGCGCGGCGTCGGCATGAACTTCATCGTCTACGGCGGCGAGGAGTACGGCCGGCACGGGGGCGCCTGCAACCTGGGCGCCGTCGAATACGTCCGGCGCCACCCGGAGGAGGTCAGCCGGACGGTGGCCATCATCGAGCCGGACTGCATCGGCACGGCGGAGCTGCCGCCGAAGGTGCGCGTCATGGCCTGGAAGGGCGCGCTCAAGGACGGCGTGCTGGAGGTGCTGTCGCGCTTCCCGCGCTACCAGGTGGACGTACGCCCGGACGACGAGCCGCCCCACACGGCCTTCGACGTCATCGGCGTGCCGGCGCTCTGGTTCGTGAACGACTACGGCAAGGTGCCCATCCACTGCATCGAGGACCGGATGGACCTGATGACGCCGGAAGAGCTGGCCTTCACGACCAGCGTCATCGCCGAGGTCCTGGACTACCTGCTGGGGGCCGTGGGCCGGTGA
- a CDS encoding helix-turn-helix transcriptional regulator → MSEMVNCPCTGATLNKLVQPAILTTLVREPLYGYRIAEELAEMPVVKGGKLDTTGLYRTLKTMERRGLVTGEWEPSEVGPDRRLYRLTQSGRDCLRRWVKTLDEYCGAVGALLASARTACGHTRHPRGKNER, encoded by the coding sequence ATGAGCGAAATGGTCAACTGTCCGTGTACCGGTGCGACGCTGAACAAGCTCGTGCAACCGGCGATCCTAACGACGCTGGTTCGGGAGCCTTTGTACGGCTACCGCATAGCGGAGGAACTTGCGGAGATGCCGGTTGTCAAGGGCGGCAAACTGGACACGACGGGGTTGTACAGGACGCTCAAGACGATGGAGCGGCGGGGCCTCGTCACCGGCGAATGGGAACCGTCGGAGGTCGGGCCAGATCGGCGGCTGTACCGGCTGACGCAGTCCGGACGGGATTGCCTCCGACGTTGGGTCAAGACGCTCGACGAGTATTGCGGTGCGGTGGGCGCGTTGCTGGCGAGCGCCAGAACCGCGTGCGGGCACACGCGGCACCCTCGCGGAAAGAACGAAAGATGA
- a CDS encoding flavin reductase family protein: MVRREVEFGQVIGPLHEQMYCRGGGMGVLLTSCGGDGRPNVMTLGWGLFGSYYHDRCVVVVAVRPACHTFKLLADVPEFALCVPTPELAEAVSFCGSASGRDCDKFRETGLTPVPSAHVRPPSIAECPIHVECRIYHPQRPPHMILTPEHRRAPVHAQHTIYFAEVLGAYVREP, from the coding sequence ATGGTGCGACGAGAGGTGGAGTTCGGGCAGGTGATCGGGCCGCTGCATGAGCAGATGTACTGCCGGGGCGGCGGGATGGGCGTGCTGCTGACCTCGTGCGGAGGCGACGGCCGGCCGAACGTCATGACGCTCGGATGGGGGCTGTTCGGCTCGTACTACCACGACCGCTGCGTCGTCGTCGTGGCCGTGCGGCCCGCCTGTCACACGTTCAAGCTGCTGGCCGATGTGCCGGAGTTCGCCCTCTGCGTGCCCACGCCGGAGCTGGCGGAGGCTGTCTCGTTCTGCGGCAGCGCCTCGGGGCGGGACTGCGACAAGTTTCGGGAGACGGGCCTCACGCCGGTGCCGTCGGCGCACGTCCGGCCGCCGTCGATCGCCGAATGCCCCATCCACGTCGAATGCCGCATCTACCACCCCCAGCGCCCGCCGCACATGATCCTGACGCCCGAACACCGCCGGGCGCCCGTGCACGCGCAGCACACCATCTACTTTGCCGAGGTCCTGGGCGCCTACGTCCGCGAGCCGTGA
- a CDS encoding glycosyltransferase family 4 protein, with protein MAAASEPFRLGYVLERYPNASETFIAAEMRAVAACGAEVTAFVLSRGPDGVDAGVRTARADQAGAADAADALGAVRLACGFGLGAPRALAGLLRRRRVLGFFVRRARELHVEHLHAHFAGLPTLMALAMAGELPEVSVSFAAHARDLYVRPKTIARKGRGARVCIACTEAGAGRLRALLRPADRPKVVRIYHGTDLARFAYRPRPQPGRPARILAVGRMVPKKGFDVLLHALRRLRTRCAVLCEIAGDGPLRAALEALARRLDLGDCVSFAGWLPHADMPERYHGADLLAVPSVRARDGDVDGLPNVAVEALACGTPVVAGAVGGLPEAIRADQTGLLCPPGDPDALADAIERMLTDARLRARVTAAGRRLAEEQFDLHVNARTVHDVLRRAAT; from the coding sequence ATGGCGGCTGCGTCCGAACCGTTTCGCCTCGGCTACGTTCTGGAGCGCTACCCGAACGCCAGCGAGACGTTCATCGCCGCCGAGATGCGGGCCGTGGCGGCCTGCGGCGCCGAGGTGACGGCCTTCGTCCTGAGCCGGGGCCCGGACGGCGTCGACGCAGGCGTGCGCACGGCGCGGGCGGACCAGGCCGGGGCGGCCGACGCGGCGGACGCGCTCGGCGCCGTGCGCCTTGCGTGCGGCTTCGGGCTCGGCGCTCCGCGCGCGCTGGCGGGCTTGCTGCGCAGGCGGCGCGTGCTCGGGTTCTTCGTGCGGCGCGCGCGCGAGCTGCACGTCGAGCACCTGCACGCGCACTTCGCCGGCCTGCCCACGCTCATGGCGCTGGCGATGGCGGGCGAGCTGCCGGAGGTCTCCGTGAGCTTCGCCGCGCACGCGCGCGACCTGTACGTGCGCCCGAAGACGATCGCCCGGAAGGGGCGGGGCGCTCGAGTCTGCATCGCCTGCACCGAGGCCGGCGCGGGGCGGCTGCGCGCGCTCCTGCGGCCGGCGGACAGGCCCAAGGTCGTGCGCATCTACCACGGCACCGACCTGGCGCGCTTCGCCTACCGCCCGCGCCCGCAGCCCGGGCGCCCGGCGCGCATCCTGGCGGTGGGCCGCATGGTGCCGAAGAAGGGCTTCGACGTGCTTCTGCACGCCCTGCGGCGGCTGCGCACGCGGTGCGCGGTGCTGTGCGAGATCGCCGGGGACGGCCCCCTGCGCGCGGCCCTGGAGGCGCTCGCGCGGCGACTGGACCTCGGCGACTGCGTCTCGTTCGCCGGCTGGCTGCCCCACGCGGACATGCCCGAGCGCTACCACGGCGCCGACCTGCTGGCCGTGCCCTCCGTGCGTGCGCGCGACGGCGACGTGGACGGCCTGCCGAACGTGGCGGTCGAGGCGCTCGCCTGCGGGACCCCCGTGGTCGCCGGCGCCGTCGGCGGGCTTCCGGAGGCGATCCGGGCGGACCAGACGGGCCTGCTCTGCCCGCCGGGCGACCCCGACGCCCTGGCGGACGCGATCGAGCGCATGCTGACCGACGCGCGCCTGCGTGCACGGGTGACGGCCGCCGGCCGCCGGCTGGCCGAGGAGCAGTTCGACCTGCACGTCAACGCCCGCACCGTGCACGACGTCCTCCGTCGGGCTGCCACCTGA
- a CDS encoding fused MFS/spermidine synthase, which produces MARESRRSALLALAALLAVATAAHAVRAQTRGRLVHQQNTLYHRVYVYQAGSVFALEFGRQRAASVQSRVDVANLRRHMLEYSVLTFSGLLYQPEPERILVLGLGGGTIPRELHHHFPDAAIDVAEIDPDVPPIAQRYFAFRPDERLRVHVADGRLFIRNRARATPVERYDLIILDAFNSDYIPFHLMTREFLEEVKGVLAEDGAVVANVFWNNRLFDAELKTFEAVFRRCQVFVGQQSGNAMIVSPGPKAPTFTPEQAHARAAELQARHRFDFDLRWVAGRLNPDVRPDGRARVLTDDRAPVNWLREQETSRR; this is translated from the coding sequence ATGGCCCGTGAGTCCCGTCGAAGCGCCCTCTTGGCGTTGGCGGCGCTGCTGGCCGTGGCGACGGCCGCGCACGCGGTCCGCGCGCAGACCCGCGGCCGGCTCGTTCACCAGCAGAACACGCTCTACCACCGCGTCTACGTCTACCAGGCCGGCAGCGTGTTCGCCCTGGAGTTCGGGCGGCAGCGCGCGGCCAGCGTGCAGAGCCGGGTGGACGTTGCCAACCTGCGCCGCCACATGCTGGAATACAGCGTGCTCACCTTCTCGGGCCTGCTCTACCAGCCGGAGCCCGAGCGCATCCTGGTCCTGGGCCTCGGCGGCGGCACCATCCCCCGCGAACTGCACCATCACTTCCCCGACGCCGCCATCGACGTGGCGGAGATCGACCCCGACGTGCCGCCCATCGCGCAGCGCTACTTCGCCTTCCGGCCGGACGAGCGCCTGCGCGTGCACGTCGCCGACGGACGCCTCTTCATCCGCAATCGCGCGCGCGCCACACCCGTCGAGCGCTACGACCTGATCATCCTCGACGCCTTCAACAGCGACTACATCCCGTTCCACCTGATGACGCGCGAGTTCCTGGAGGAGGTCAAGGGCGTGCTGGCCGAGGACGGCGCGGTGGTGGCCAACGTCTTCTGGAACAACCGCCTGTTCGACGCCGAACTGAAGACCTTCGAGGCCGTCTTCCGGCGCTGCCAGGTGTTCGTCGGTCAGCAGTCCGGCAACGCCATGATCGTCTCCCCGGGGCCGAAGGCACCCACCTTCACCCCGGAGCAGGCGCACGCGCGCGCAGCCGAACTGCAGGCGAGACACCGCTTCGACTTCGACCTGCGATGGGTGGCCGGCCGGCTCAACCCGGACGTGCGCCCCGACGGCCGCGCGCGGGTGCTCACCGACGACCGCGCGCCCGTCAACTGGCTGCGCGAGCAGGAAACCAGCAGACGCTGA
- a CDS encoding GNAT family N-acetyltransferase, with amino-acid sequence MAEDVLIRDVRPDDVETLVEIAVAAWAPINAERLRFMGEELFGILHSGWQERKARQVRAACAPGSRAGVCVAEIDGRAVGFATYWTDDATGIGELSNNAVHADVRGRGLGGRMYEYVFERLRERGMRFVVVRTGGDAGHAPARRAYEKAGFDVQDPKMVYYRRL; translated from the coding sequence ATGGCCGAAGACGTTCTCATCAGGGATGTTCGCCCGGACGACGTGGAGACGCTTGTGGAGATCGCCGTTGCCGCCTGGGCGCCCATTAATGCCGAACGCCTCCGGTTCATGGGCGAGGAACTCTTCGGCATCCTCCACAGCGGCTGGCAGGAGCGGAAGGCTCGCCAGGTGCGCGCCGCTTGCGCGCCGGGCAGCCGCGCCGGCGTCTGTGTGGCCGAGATCGACGGCCGCGCGGTCGGCTTCGCCACCTACTGGACCGATGACGCGACCGGGATCGGCGAACTCAGCAACAACGCCGTGCATGCCGATGTGCGCGGGCGCGGCCTCGGCGGCCGGATGTACGAATACGTGTTCGAACGCCTGCGGGAACGCGGGATGCGCTTCGTGGTGGTCCGCACGGGGGGCGATGCGGGGCACGCGCCCGCCCGGCGCGCGTATGAGAAGGCGGGGTTCGACGTGCAAGACCCCAAGATGGTCTACTACCGAAGGCTGTGA
- a CDS encoding fused MFS/spermidine synthase, with the protein MDEDTARRTGPRALGVVGTLFITAACGWMVMQMEILGGRALTPYFGSAVYVVMGSVIGVFLLSLSAGYVLGGLLSGLSASKAVLGGSVAVAGAWFALLPRFIEPVCDALLDAGFDDKWGSLTAAFILFAVPTALLGTVSPTAVRWLTRSAAESGRMAGLVLAFSTLASFAGCLAAAFYLIRLSLRRTLAVSGVALLALGVLVLLHALRRRPAKGGNRNGP; encoded by the coding sequence ATGGACGAAGACACGGCTCGGCGCACGGGCCCGCGCGCCCTGGGCGTAGTCGGCACGCTGTTCATCACCGCCGCCTGCGGCTGGATGGTGATGCAGATGGAGATACTGGGCGGCCGCGCCCTGACGCCCTACTTCGGCAGCGCCGTCTATGTGGTCATGGGCAGCGTGATCGGCGTGTTCCTGCTCAGCCTGTCGGCGGGGTACGTGCTGGGCGGCCTGCTCTCCGGCCTGTCCGCCTCGAAGGCGGTGCTGGGCGGCAGCGTGGCGGTGGCCGGGGCGTGGTTCGCGCTGCTGCCGCGCTTCATCGAGCCGGTTTGCGATGCGCTGCTGGACGCGGGCTTCGACGACAAGTGGGGCTCCCTGACGGCCGCCTTCATCCTGTTCGCCGTGCCGACGGCGCTCCTGGGCACCGTCTCGCCCACCGCCGTCCGATGGCTGACGCGTAGCGCCGCCGAGTCGGGCCGGATGGCCGGCCTCGTGCTGGCGTTCTCGACGCTCGCCAGCTTCGCCGGCTGCCTGGCGGCCGCCTTCTACCTCATCCGCCTCAGCCTGCGGCGGACGCTGGCCGTCTCGGGCGTCGCCCTCCTGGCACTGGGCGTCCTGGTCCTGCTGCACGCGCTGCGCCGAAGGCCGGCGAAGGGAGGGAACCGGAATGGCCCGTGA
- a CDS encoding protein-tyrosine-phosphatase, translating into MVDPLRPYVQQVAASLGEVPAERKVMLDQIAATACDLLAKGKDANMTFICTHNSRRSHMSQIWAQTAACYYGLDRVHAFSGGTEATACNCRTVAAMRRAGFSIVKTTEGGNPVYLVQYSDDHAPVRAYSKLYNADGNPTEGFIALMTCSQADKTCPVVQGAIARYAIHYVDPKLCDDTPDEPVAYNERCQEIAREMFYIMERVRARMDANAAKP; encoded by the coding sequence CTGGTTGATCCTCTTCGCCCCTACGTGCAGCAAGTTGCCGCCTCGCTGGGGGAAGTGCCAGCCGAGAGGAAGGTCATGCTGGACCAGATCGCCGCGACGGCATGCGACCTTCTGGCGAAGGGGAAGGACGCCAACATGACGTTCATCTGCACGCACAACTCGCGTCGCAGCCACATGTCGCAGATCTGGGCCCAGACCGCCGCATGCTATTACGGCCTCGACCGGGTGCATGCCTTCTCCGGGGGCACCGAAGCGACCGCCTGCAACTGCCGGACAGTTGCCGCGATGCGCAGGGCGGGGTTCTCCATCGTGAAGACCACGGAAGGCGGGAACCCCGTCTATCTGGTGCAGTATTCCGATGACCATGCTCCAGTACGCGCCTACTCGAAACTCTACAACGCCGACGGGAACCCGACCGAGGGCTTCATCGCGCTGATGACGTGCAGCCAGGCCGACAAGACGTGCCCGGTGGTCCAGGGGGCCATCGCCCGCTACGCGATCCACTACGTCGACCCGAAGCTGTGTGACGACACGCCGGACGAGCCCGTCGCCTACAACGAGCGATGCCAGGAGATAGCTCGGGAGATGTTCTACATCATGGAGCGCGTGCGAGCGCGCATGGACGCGAATGCCGCGAAACCGTGA